A region from the Serinibacter arcticus genome encodes:
- a CDS encoding ArsR/SmtB family transcription factor, giving the protein METGISEAAELFKVLGSEPRLWLLRLLSLEPRTVGSLADATKLPQPLVSQHLRTLRLTGLVTTRKEGRSVVYALADEHVAHVIADALVHVQEPRDAHARTNEEEPA; this is encoded by the coding sequence GTGGAAACAGGGATCTCCGAGGCCGCCGAGCTGTTCAAGGTCCTGGGAAGTGAGCCGCGTCTGTGGCTGCTTCGACTCCTGAGCCTTGAGCCCCGCACCGTCGGGTCCCTTGCGGACGCGACGAAGCTCCCGCAGCCCCTGGTGTCGCAGCACCTGCGGACACTGCGTCTCACCGGTCTGGTGACCACTCGCAAGGAAGGTCGGTCGGTCGTCTACGCGTTGGCGGACGAGCATGTTGCTCACGTCATCGCCGATGCCCTCGTCCACGTCCAGGAACCCCGCGACGCACACGCGCGCACGAACGAAGAGGAACCAGCATGA
- a CDS encoding anchored repeat-type ABC transporter permease subunit: MLTFGEFVNDLTNPMLSFLPKALLIAVMSSIICGVIGCHVVLRGMAFIGDAVAHAVFPGLAVAFVLQGSLVLGGMVAGVVTAVLVAVFSQNRRLKEDSVIGVFFAGAFALGIVIISRSPGYSGSLQSFLFGSITGIPDSDLYVVAIAGALLLLLVFLLHKEFVAVSLDREMARATGLPVFALDLTLYVMVTVAVVVSVQTIGNILVLALLVTPAATARLLTDRLGVMMALAPTIGGVCAIVGLYLSWSIDLPTGGTIVLTATSVFLLTWLLAPRHGLLGRYRSRGRSSGTRSADGTRAERVTAESAR; the protein is encoded by the coding sequence GTGCTGACCTTCGGTGAGTTCGTCAACGACCTGACCAACCCGATGCTCTCCTTCCTGCCCAAAGCGCTGCTGATCGCGGTGATGTCCAGCATCATCTGCGGCGTCATCGGCTGCCACGTGGTGCTGCGCGGGATGGCTTTCATCGGCGACGCCGTGGCCCACGCCGTCTTCCCCGGCCTTGCCGTCGCGTTCGTGCTCCAGGGATCGCTCGTCCTGGGTGGCATGGTCGCCGGCGTGGTCACGGCGGTCCTGGTCGCCGTCTTCTCCCAGAACCGGCGTCTGAAGGAGGACTCCGTCATCGGGGTGTTCTTCGCCGGCGCCTTCGCCCTGGGCATCGTCATCATCTCCCGCTCTCCGGGCTACTCCGGCTCGCTGCAGAGTTTCCTGTTCGGCTCGATCACCGGCATCCCGGACTCCGACCTCTACGTCGTCGCCATCGCCGGCGCGCTCCTGCTCCTGCTCGTCTTCCTCCTGCACAAGGAGTTCGTGGCCGTCAGCCTCGATCGCGAGATGGCTCGCGCCACCGGCCTGCCCGTCTTCGCTCTTGACCTGACCCTCTACGTGATGGTGACCGTCGCCGTCGTCGTGTCGGTACAGACCATCGGGAACATCCTCGTGCTGGCGCTCCTGGTCACCCCGGCGGCAACCGCCCGCCTGCTGACCGACCGACTCGGCGTCATGATGGCGTTGGCGCCCACCATCGGGGGAGTCTGCGCGATCGTCGGTCTGTACCTGTCGTGGTCGATCGACCTACCCACAGGCGGAACCATCGTGCTCACTGCGACGTCGGTCTTCCTCCTGACGTGGCTGCTGGCACCGCGCCACGGACTGCTGGGCCGCTACCGAAGCCGCGGCCGGAGCTCCGGCACGAGAAGCGCCGATGGCACTCGCGCAGAGAGGGTGACCGCCGAGTCTGCACGATGA
- a CDS encoding anchored repeat-type ABC transporter ATP-binding subunit — MTTVVETATTLETPVPGSTGHELTVEGLAVDLGGREVLREIDLTVARGELVGLIGPNGAGKTTLLRSVLGLTQIRGGTVTIGGSTAGAGRRKVGYVPQRHEFAWDFPISVEDVVLSGRVGAIGWGRRAGVEDYRATRQALERVHMQDLRRRPVGQLSGGQRQRVLVARALALRPCLLLLDEPFTGLDIPTQELLTDLFTSLAQEGHALLMTTHDLAGALVACQRLYLVNRRVIATGRPDELADPGVWIEAFGFRPGSPLLATIGVHRADLR, encoded by the coding sequence GTGACCACCGTGGTTGAGACGGCGACGACCCTCGAGACCCCCGTCCCTGGTAGCACCGGGCACGAGCTGACCGTCGAAGGGCTCGCGGTCGACCTAGGGGGCCGAGAGGTCCTGCGAGAGATCGACCTGACGGTCGCACGGGGCGAGCTCGTCGGCCTGATCGGTCCCAACGGGGCAGGTAAGACCACCCTCCTGCGCTCGGTGCTGGGCCTGACCCAGATCCGCGGCGGGACCGTGACGATCGGGGGCAGCACGGCAGGGGCCGGTCGGCGGAAGGTCGGCTACGTGCCGCAGCGGCACGAGTTCGCGTGGGACTTTCCCATCAGCGTCGAGGACGTGGTGCTGTCGGGAAGGGTCGGCGCCATCGGCTGGGGCCGGCGCGCCGGCGTGGAGGACTACCGCGCCACCCGCCAGGCACTCGAGCGCGTCCACATGCAGGATCTGCGCAGACGCCCGGTCGGTCAGCTCTCCGGCGGTCAGCGCCAGCGAGTCCTGGTCGCACGGGCACTGGCGCTCCGCCCCTGCCTGCTGCTCCTGGACGAACCCTTCACCGGTCTGGACATCCCCACGCAGGAGCTCCTGACGGACCTGTTCACATCCCTCGCGCAGGAGGGGCACGCGCTGCTGATGACGACTCACGACCTCGCCGGCGCCCTCGTGGCCTGCCAACGCCTCTACCTCGTCAACCGTCGCGTCATCGCCACCGGTCGGCCGGACGAGCTCGCCGACCCTGGAGTCTGGATCGAGGCCTTCGGCTTCCGACCCGGTTCACCGCTGCTCGCCACGATCGGAGTCCACCGTGCTGACCTTCGGTGA
- a CDS encoding choice-of-anchor M domain-containing protein, whose product MPGAAAAAFTSTSTDPLEQTVAPDEPTGQGKVVIDAGHVDMGPRVLDGVWTLQLRDDTTAPSVWRSLEDVVLDVPDTSILPAPEDAQFDFIDVEPGSDVWVIPQTQNTAVVWAGWNSQHPSAVAVMGGGMTLRLHGVQGPGQFSLFLQNGNFDPAQLLWSSDTTEPQDVFAQANSHVHGNWVFTEPGVYLLDVEVFADLADGTRASDRQTMRIAVGDDTDPQDAFAAEVVTGTTEPTATDPSATSEQSADPPTAGNDETAAGAPSASDSQGGAALSVPALIAGGAVLLIGAAVVLTMARARRARRAAEAEAEAGDHRG is encoded by the coding sequence ATGCCGGGCGCGGCGGCCGCGGCCTTCACCTCCACCTCTACAGACCCTCTCGAGCAGACGGTCGCGCCCGACGAACCCACCGGGCAGGGGAAGGTGGTCATCGACGCCGGCCACGTCGACATGGGGCCGCGCGTCCTGGACGGTGTCTGGACGCTGCAGCTGCGCGACGACACCACCGCTCCCTCGGTGTGGCGCTCGCTCGAGGACGTCGTTCTGGACGTCCCCGACACCTCGATCCTGCCCGCCCCCGAGGACGCCCAGTTTGACTTCATCGACGTCGAGCCCGGCAGCGACGTCTGGGTCATCCCCCAGACCCAGAACACCGCCGTGGTCTGGGCGGGCTGGAACAGTCAGCACCCCTCGGCCGTGGCCGTCATGGGAGGCGGCATGACGCTGCGGCTGCACGGCGTCCAGGGGCCGGGACAGTTCAGCCTCTTCCTGCAGAACGGCAACTTCGACCCCGCCCAGCTGCTGTGGTCCTCCGACACCACCGAGCCCCAGGACGTCTTCGCCCAGGCCAACTCCCACGTCCACGGCAACTGGGTCTTCACCGAGCCGGGCGTCTACCTCCTGGACGTGGAGGTCTTCGCCGACCTGGCCGACGGGACGCGAGCCAGCGATCGTCAGACGATGCGTATCGCGGTCGGGGACGACACCGACCCGCAGGACGCGTTCGCCGCCGAGGTCGTGACCGGCACCACCGAGCCGACCGCCACGGACCCGTCGGCCACGTCGGAGCAGTCCGCCGACCCGCCCACCGCGGGCAACGACGAGACCGCCGCCGGCGCCCCGTCCGCATCCGACAGTCAGGGCGGGGCCGCCCTGTCGGTTCCCGCCCTGATCGCCGGCGGGGCCGTCCTGCTCATCGGGGCGGCCGTCGTGCTGACGATGGCCCGCGCCCGCCGTGCGCGCCGCGCGGCCGAGGCCGAGGCCGAGGCCGGTGACCACCGTGGTTGA
- a CDS encoding TIGR03773 family transporter-associated surface protein, producing the protein MSTSAPDRPGTHRRSRLAAAVSGIFALAGSLALTAVPAAADERPVAFDHGHIDAFNLTLVDGAPALNLKEDVTGSHVPHDPELVNLVVKDEALTAFPDGASYASYFPEELLGKTAHYLPLTQDPTLLWPGWDSLQLGSAWNTVDIHITDVDGPGEIFVWSQGSFGDKRPLLNGGSYQLPGTIHQSALAHVHANWAFTQPGEYLLTVSADVSSSATGAAATTNEATYLFTVGAQTPPTSVTLSGLAESYLPGDTVELLAQTDVSLKNATYRWESSLDGSAWSQVPDQVTDTYRAPVQDGQQLRAVITARSATVTSAPVTTIELAAGNVVIQGLTNPYLPGDVVELTAVTDADLPGATYRWETSPDGLAWSELSDQTAAELSVPAVDAQQIRVTHLSGSREVTAQPVVVELVDLPTTLTVTGLLESYLPGQDVVLEAKPDILVDGGVFAWETSDDSSNGWTPVAGAAGSVLTTPAFAGQRIRATYTTYGQNVVSEPVTVRTDAPSPTSLTIEGLQPSYELGESVRLSAVTDIQPDEVTYRWETSTDASTWTPVAGQLASTLTLPATDGEKIRVVASGNGWSLTSPSVTVSVATAGPQLPTSVAVTGLKSSYQREETVTLTAVTDEPAPGAAYAWQAYTTPLIGQPTWNPIAGQTSATYSATARDGQRLRVVATVGEQTLTSQPVTVVVTQAPPGQCWATDLDHGHVDTFSLGLGGPDKLPILELKEDVTGQRVARSPQDVNLLVKEDALTTLPAVAGVPTALHDRPAYYLPLTQDADLLWPGWDSLELAPGGWQTVDIDVTGVEGPGEVYLWSSSSFGGATALLNDGRFQLPGTIHQGALAHVHSNWAFTEPGAYFITVTATAHKGDVSHTTNTATYLFTVGDADLPPDYRDCVAPPAADPLAPDSTELTDSTRGGLTLAPSQVRAGEQVRVDLPADGVATVAAFLHSDPTLVTDGWVRTDAEGSFLVTVPRSTEPGAHRLSVVDAGNQLAGWADLKVLPARADVTRPPTTPPPGAPGAGDTPGTGGATGPGGGKAAGDASAPSGGGSAGSGTPPVCLPVTGSAAAKAPAPAPAPAPGAGGAAAPAPTGEVVVGSEGHFDFGPVVQDGEFQIQVKDDRTAPPVWRQPESVVFDVGEPALRKAADIPAELNFVAPAGQDVYMIQQIQEVGIPWIGFNTQHETIVNGPGAQGATLTLDKAEGPGEVAIFLNGNFGQLVGQRVVDTVGGPTSYTIPANTHQHGNWVFTEAGVYTVTFTIAADGESATSTLRFAVGQSDPAAAGKAGAAAAAPAADGSTEAEKKPAAGQGKTASGQSCTLASTGVDTDPAALALAGAIAVLVGAVLHVAAKRRTAHGRREPA; encoded by the coding sequence TTGTCTACTTCTGCCCCTGATCGACCGGGCACCCATCGACGATCACGCCTGGCGGCCGCCGTTTCAGGGATCTTCGCCCTCGCAGGGTCGCTGGCCCTGACCGCGGTTCCCGCGGCCGCCGACGAGCGGCCGGTTGCCTTCGACCACGGCCACATCGACGCCTTCAACCTGACCCTGGTCGACGGTGCACCAGCCCTGAACCTCAAAGAGGACGTGACCGGCAGTCACGTCCCCCACGACCCCGAGCTGGTCAACCTGGTGGTCAAGGACGAGGCGCTCACAGCGTTCCCCGACGGCGCCTCCTACGCGTCCTACTTCCCCGAGGAGCTTCTCGGGAAGACCGCGCACTACCTCCCCCTCACCCAGGACCCCACCCTGCTGTGGCCCGGGTGGGACAGCCTCCAGCTCGGCTCCGCCTGGAACACCGTCGACATCCACATCACCGACGTCGACGGCCCCGGTGAGATCTTCGTGTGGTCACAGGGCTCTTTCGGGGACAAGCGGCCGCTGCTGAACGGCGGCAGCTACCAGCTCCCCGGCACGATCCACCAGAGCGCGCTGGCCCACGTGCACGCCAACTGGGCTTTCACCCAGCCGGGGGAGTACCTCCTCACGGTCAGTGCCGACGTCTCCAGCTCGGCGACCGGAGCCGCCGCCACCACGAACGAGGCCACCTACCTCTTCACCGTCGGAGCCCAGACCCCGCCCACCAGCGTCACGCTGTCCGGCCTGGCCGAGTCCTACCTCCCCGGTGACACGGTCGAGCTCCTGGCCCAGACAGACGTCTCGCTGAAGAACGCCACCTACCGGTGGGAGTCCTCGCTCGACGGCTCGGCGTGGTCGCAGGTGCCCGACCAGGTCACCGACACCTACCGCGCGCCCGTCCAAGACGGCCAGCAGCTGCGCGCGGTCATCACCGCCCGCAGCGCCACCGTCACCTCCGCCCCCGTGACCACGATCGAGCTCGCTGCCGGCAACGTGGTGATCCAGGGCCTGACCAACCCCTACCTCCCGGGCGACGTCGTCGAGCTGACCGCCGTCACGGACGCCGACCTGCCTGGCGCGACCTACCGGTGGGAGACGTCACCGGACGGACTGGCGTGGTCGGAGCTGAGCGACCAGACCGCGGCAGAGCTGTCCGTGCCGGCCGTCGACGCCCAGCAGATCCGCGTGACCCACCTCTCGGGCTCGCGCGAGGTGACCGCGCAGCCCGTCGTGGTGGAGCTCGTCGACCTGCCCACCACCTTGACCGTCACGGGACTGCTCGAGTCCTACCTCCCGGGGCAGGACGTGGTCCTTGAGGCCAAGCCCGACATCCTGGTCGACGGTGGGGTGTTCGCCTGGGAGACCTCCGACGATTCCTCCAACGGATGGACCCCGGTGGCAGGAGCCGCGGGCTCCGTGCTGACGACCCCGGCCTTTGCCGGCCAGCGCATCCGCGCCACGTACACGACCTATGGCCAGAACGTGGTCTCCGAGCCCGTCACCGTCCGCACCGACGCCCCCAGCCCGACCTCTCTCACGATCGAGGGCCTGCAGCCCTCCTACGAGCTCGGTGAGAGCGTTCGTCTGTCGGCCGTGACCGACATCCAGCCGGACGAGGTGACCTACCGCTGGGAGACCTCCACCGACGCCAGCACCTGGACGCCGGTGGCCGGCCAGCTCGCCTCCACCCTGACGCTCCCCGCCACGGACGGCGAGAAGATCCGGGTCGTGGCCAGCGGCAACGGTTGGAGTCTGACCTCCCCGTCCGTCACCGTCTCTGTCGCGACCGCGGGGCCGCAGCTGCCGACCAGCGTGGCCGTCACCGGTCTGAAGTCCTCCTACCAGCGTGAGGAGACCGTCACGCTGACCGCTGTCACCGACGAACCCGCCCCGGGCGCTGCCTACGCCTGGCAGGCCTACACCACCCCGCTGATCGGACAGCCCACGTGGAACCCGATCGCCGGCCAGACCTCGGCGACCTACTCCGCCACGGCGCGGGATGGCCAGCGCCTGCGGGTCGTGGCGACCGTGGGGGAGCAGACGCTGACCTCCCAGCCCGTGACCGTCGTCGTCACCCAGGCACCTCCCGGCCAGTGCTGGGCCACCGACCTCGACCACGGGCACGTCGACACCTTCAGCCTCGGCCTGGGCGGTCCGGACAAGCTGCCGATTCTTGAGCTGAAGGAGGACGTCACCGGCCAGCGCGTGGCGCGTTCGCCGCAGGACGTCAACCTCCTCGTCAAGGAGGACGCACTGACGACCCTGCCCGCCGTCGCCGGTGTTCCCACCGCGCTGCACGACCGTCCGGCGTACTACCTCCCGCTCACCCAGGACGCCGACCTCCTGTGGCCCGGCTGGGACAGCCTCGAGCTGGCGCCTGGCGGCTGGCAGACCGTCGACATCGACGTCACCGGCGTCGAGGGGCCCGGGGAGGTCTACCTCTGGTCGAGCAGCTCCTTCGGCGGCGCCACCGCCCTGCTGAACGACGGACGCTTCCAGCTGCCCGGCACCATCCACCAGGGCGCACTGGCCCACGTGCATTCCAACTGGGCCTTCACCGAGCCGGGCGCGTACTTCATCACCGTCACCGCGACCGCCCACAAGGGCGACGTCAGCCACACCACCAACACTGCTACGTACCTGTTCACGGTCGGGGATGCGGACCTCCCGCCTGACTACCGCGACTGCGTCGCACCGCCCGCGGCCGATCCCCTCGCGCCTGATTCGACGGAGCTGACGGACTCCACCCGCGGCGGCCTCACCCTGGCACCCTCCCAGGTGCGCGCCGGCGAGCAGGTGCGGGTCGACCTCCCGGCCGACGGCGTGGCCACGGTGGCGGCCTTCCTGCACTCCGATCCCACCCTGGTCACCGACGGATGGGTCCGGACTGACGCCGAGGGCAGCTTCCTCGTCACCGTCCCGCGCTCGACCGAACCAGGGGCGCACCGCCTGTCCGTGGTCGACGCCGGCAACCAGCTGGCGGGCTGGGCCGACCTCAAGGTGCTTCCTGCCCGCGCGGACGTCACACGGCCGCCGACCACGCCGCCCCCGGGTGCTCCTGGAGCTGGTGATACCCCCGGAACCGGGGGTGCCACCGGACCAGGTGGCGGCAAGGCGGCGGGCGACGCGTCGGCCCCCTCCGGCGGCGGATCCGCAGGGTCCGGCACCCCACCGGTCTGCCTCCCCGTGACGGGCTCGGCCGCTGCCAAGGCCCCCGCCCCCGCCCCCGCCCCCGCCCCGGGCGCGGGTGGCGCCGCCGCCCCGGCGCCCACAGGTGAAGTCGTCGTGGGGAGCGAAGGCCACTTCGACTTCGGTCCCGTGGTCCAGGACGGCGAGTTCCAGATCCAGGTGAAGGACGACCGCACCGCACCGCCCGTGTGGCGCCAGCCCGAGAGCGTCGTGTTCGACGTCGGCGAGCCCGCGCTGCGCAAGGCCGCGGACATCCCGGCCGAGCTGAACTTCGTGGCACCGGCAGGTCAGGACGTCTACATGATCCAGCAGATCCAGGAGGTCGGGATCCCCTGGATCGGGTTCAACACGCAGCACGAGACCATCGTCAACGGCCCCGGCGCCCAGGGCGCGACCCTGACCCTGGACAAGGCCGAAGGCCCGGGCGAGGTGGCGATCTTCCTGAACGGGAACTTCGGTCAGCTCGTGGGCCAGCGGGTCGTGGACACCGTCGGTGGCCCGACGAGCTACACCATCCCGGCCAACACCCACCAGCACGGCAACTGGGTCTTCACCGAGGCGGGCGTGTACACGGTGACCTTCACGATCGCCGCGGACGGGGAGTCGGCGACCAGCACGCTTCGATTCGCCGTCGGGCAGAGCGACCCCGCCGCGGCGGGGAAGGCGGGAGCCGCGGCAGCAGCTCCTGCTGCTGACGGGTCCACCGAGGCCGAGAAGAAGCCTGCGGCGGGGCAGGGCAAGACCGCCTCCGGGCAGTCGTGCACGCTGGCCTCCACCGGCGTGGACACCGACCCGGCCGCGCTCGCCCTGGCCGGTGCGATCGCCGTCCTGGTCGGTGCCGTCCTCCACGTGGCCGCGAAGCGCCGCACCGCCCACGGCCGGCGGGAGCCGGCCTAG
- a CDS encoding choice-of-anchor M domain-containing protein: MNTTVRRRGALVGALALVSAFFVPLTAQAAEGSPPPSAELRVLSRVHTDAVSTFPTGSGFELASKADVAEGNGTRLDPATVLFHLDADAAQQVRAGYEFIAPVGSQIWMAPESNPMGPEGYAALWPGFSTESVPAGALQGDRTTFTLEDLQGPGDLELFTGGGLSSPNRLWSSDEDITSFTIGRTHMHANWAFTASGTYTLDVSAQASTAAGAAVSARNTYTFVVGDLAPAAATTTTLTASTTAAAAGQALTLSATVSPAAATGWVEFRDGDTVLGHQEVAAGTAEITTSALALGQRSVTARFVPALLNDYTPSTSAIVTIAVSQDPGGDVFGITGLKGTYQAGEIIDLTATGVPALRDGERLRWAVRSPATGGSTYFSAGPSDDRWTRDATTALNGVEISLVIYNSSLPSAQRYVQRTPWQPFHVTGQDIGSGDLAVTWQGLEESYFGGDPIRVTAQHDDLSTDQSYRWVFRGLPYDTSWNELTEFQGAPTGENPFLIDTQTVVWSEIALEVVDAQGAVVGRSPAIHPSVTQRELVLEGARGVYRAGETIEIASTLTPARDDAAYRWLLGPNQWEATEVGIGPDLTLPITAEMERQTLFLIATDATTGSQIASPSHVVRVTESAPGAQVLLLAGLGEHGDHYHQGSPVVLQAVADPVASDSDVYRWEWKRPDQQGWSVIEGFTGPRHEVTAEQALDDTQVRATLLTSTGIELATSEIGTILVDDHGAAPRQRVTITGTADGYTAGQSITVTAGVAPSSVLQRWEWHVQRPGASQSELLTTETASSVTLTAAEDLDGAQLTARLTFDDGRVYVQSTPVTLTVAPAPVEPITFTDVPEDLQFAEEITWLAARGISTGWEMPDGTHQYRPVTPIARDAMAAFLYRMAGSPAYQEPQDSPFTDVATNNQFYKEIAWTHASGISTGWPNGDGTSSYRPLENINRDAMAAFLYRYAKPASYHAPPTSAFTDVATDNQFYKEIAWLHASGISTGWVQPDDTTQYRPLTNINRDAMAAFLHRYHHRSG; the protein is encoded by the coding sequence ATGAACACCACTGTTCGACGGCGAGGGGCTCTGGTTGGTGCACTCGCACTGGTCAGCGCCTTCTTCGTTCCCCTCACGGCCCAGGCCGCCGAGGGTTCACCTCCACCGAGTGCCGAGCTGCGCGTCCTGTCGCGCGTGCACACCGACGCCGTCTCCACCTTCCCGACCGGGTCCGGGTTCGAGCTGGCCAGCAAGGCCGACGTCGCCGAGGGCAACGGCACCCGCCTGGATCCCGCCACGGTCCTGTTCCACCTCGATGCCGACGCGGCACAGCAGGTCCGGGCCGGGTACGAGTTCATCGCCCCCGTCGGCTCACAGATCTGGATGGCACCCGAGAGCAACCCCATGGGCCCGGAGGGCTACGCAGCGCTGTGGCCAGGCTTCTCCACGGAGTCCGTCCCCGCCGGCGCGCTCCAGGGCGATCGCACCACCTTCACCCTGGAAGACCTCCAAGGTCCCGGAGACCTGGAGCTGTTCACCGGTGGTGGCCTCAGCTCTCCGAACCGTCTGTGGTCCAGTGATGAGGACATCACCAGCTTCACCATCGGGCGCACCCACATGCACGCCAACTGGGCCTTCACCGCTTCCGGGACCTACACGCTCGACGTCTCCGCACAGGCGAGCACCGCGGCAGGCGCCGCCGTCTCGGCGCGCAACACCTACACCTTCGTCGTGGGCGACCTGGCTCCTGCGGCTGCCACGACCACGACGCTGACCGCCTCCACCACCGCCGCGGCCGCTGGTCAGGCCCTGACTCTGAGCGCGACCGTTTCCCCGGCCGCTGCGACCGGCTGGGTGGAGTTCCGCGACGGCGACACCGTGCTGGGGCATCAGGAAGTCGCTGCCGGGACTGCCGAGATCACCACGTCGGCGCTGGCTCTGGGTCAGCGCTCGGTGACTGCTCGTTTCGTGCCGGCTCTTCTCAACGACTACACCCCCTCCACCTCTGCGATTGTGACGATTGCGGTCAGCCAAGACCCGGGGGGTGACGTTTTCGGCATCACCGGCCTGAAGGGCACCTACCAGGCTGGCGAGATCATCGACCTCACAGCGACCGGCGTTCCAGCTCTTCGTGACGGCGAGCGGTTGCGCTGGGCGGTGCGCAGCCCCGCCACCGGAGGATCCACCTACTTCAGCGCCGGACCGAGCGACGACCGCTGGACGCGTGATGCGACCACTGCCTTGAACGGCGTGGAGATTTCGCTGGTGATCTACAACAGCTCCCTCCCCTCCGCGCAGCGCTACGTGCAGCGGACGCCGTGGCAGCCGTTCCACGTCACCGGACAAGACATCGGGTCGGGTGACCTCGCTGTGACCTGGCAGGGCCTGGAGGAGAGCTACTTCGGCGGGGACCCGATCCGCGTCACGGCACAGCACGACGACCTCAGCACCGATCAGTCCTACCGCTGGGTCTTTCGCGGCCTGCCCTACGACACCTCCTGGAACGAGCTGACCGAGTTCCAGGGAGCGCCGACGGGCGAGAATCCCTTCCTCATCGACACCCAGACCGTCGTGTGGTCAGAGATCGCCCTCGAGGTCGTAGACGCGCAGGGGGCAGTGGTGGGCCGCTCGCCCGCGATCCATCCCTCGGTGACGCAGCGCGAGCTCGTCCTGGAGGGTGCCCGCGGCGTCTACCGCGCGGGAGAGACCATCGAGATCGCCTCGACCCTGACTCCGGCGCGCGACGACGCGGCCTACCGCTGGCTCCTCGGGCCGAACCAGTGGGAGGCGACGGAGGTCGGCATCGGCCCTGACCTCACCTTGCCGATCACGGCCGAGATGGAGCGTCAGACTCTCTTCCTCATCGCGACCGACGCCACGACCGGCTCCCAGATCGCCAGCCCCTCGCACGTCGTTCGCGTGACCGAGTCTGCCCCCGGCGCGCAGGTCCTCCTGCTGGCCGGGCTCGGGGAGCACGGCGACCACTACCACCAGGGATCCCCCGTCGTCCTGCAAGCCGTGGCTGACCCCGTAGCCAGCGACAGCGACGTATACCGGTGGGAGTGGAAGCGCCCCGATCAGCAGGGGTGGAGCGTGATCGAGGGCTTCACCGGTCCGCGACATGAGGTCACAGCCGAGCAGGCACTTGATGACACTCAGGTGCGCGCGACACTGCTGACGAGCACGGGGATCGAGCTCGCCACCAGCGAGATCGGCACGATCCTGGTGGACGACCACGGCGCCGCCCCGCGCCAGCGCGTCACCATCACCGGTACCGCAGACGGCTACACCGCCGGTCAAAGCATCACGGTCACGGCCGGCGTCGCCCCCAGCTCGGTCTTGCAGCGTTGGGAATGGCACGTTCAGCGGCCCGGCGCGTCACAGTCCGAACTCCTGACCACCGAAACCGCCTCCTCGGTGACGCTCACCGCAGCCGAGGATCTCGACGGCGCTCAGCTCACTGCGCGTCTCACGTTCGACGACGGCCGCGTCTACGTCCAGTCCACACCCGTGACGCTGACGGTTGCTCCGGCGCCGGTCGAACCGATCACGTTCACGGACGTGCCCGAGGATCTGCAGTTTGCCGAGGAGATCACCTGGCTCGCCGCCCGGGGCATCAGCACCGGCTGGGAGATGCCCGACGGCACCCACCAGTACCGTCCCGTGACCCCGATCGCCCGCGACGCGATGGCCGCCTTCCTTTACCGGATGGCTGGCTCCCCCGCCTACCAGGAGCCTCAGGACTCACCCTTCACCGACGTCGCCACCAACAACCAGTTCTACAAGGAGATCGCCTGGACGCACGCCTCCGGCATCTCCACCGGCTGGCCCAACGGCGATGGAACGTCCTCCTACCGCCCCCTGGAGAACATCAACCGCGACGCCATGGCCGCGTTCCTGTACCGCTACGCCAAGCCGGCCAGCTACCACGCGCCCCCGACCAGCGCCTTCACCGACGTCGCCACGGACAACCAGTTCTACAAGGAGATCGCCTGGCTTCACGCCTCCGGCATCTCCACCGGCTGGGTCCAGCCCGACGACACCACCCAGTACCGCCCCCTGACCAACATCAACCGTGATGCCATGGCGGCCTTCCTGCACCGCTACCACCACAGGTCCGGCTAG